The nucleotide window tgaatatgctcattcacccaaggggtgaacctaagaattgtccatAAGATAAATACGCGATAACTACTTATCAATGAGGTTTAGGAATAAGTATTAGTCGTAACCACATGTGACAAGTGAACACCGTATGAcctctctttttattttgtttttcttttgggttaAACTCATAAACAGGAAGAGGTCAAATCATTCGATCACTTGTCTTGGTCTTTTTCACCTTTTCTCATAGGTTGTTTTGAGACTAAGAATTCTTCACTTCAATCGATTAtttagtaatatatatataaggattaaattcagtttacccccctaaggtttgggggtaatttcatgttagtcattgtcctttcaatttaatcaatttacctcccaagctttccaatttcaattagtcgtgtccaatttctactattccgtctaatttggaccgttaagtctgacttttgagggctaaaatggtcatttcaagacaaaaaaataattaaaaaaaagaattaaaaaaaaaaatttctgttttttttttatttgaaaattttttttccatctgtttttatttttatataaattctgtcttcaacctatacaccacaagtaataataggtttataaaaacaaaaagatactctaggtggttgaaagtcgctcgttgatctacgatatttatgatatatctccgatcaagagaagaattttaggatatatccccaataaagtgaagaactgtctgtgtaaaattatttttttacagataaagtgtaaaatcatgaagaaatatctgtgtaaaatcattttttacagatatttatagataaagtgtaaaattattttttacagatatttcttcactttattggggatatctcctaaaattcttcactttatcggagatatatcacaaatatagtAGATCAGCGAGCggttttcaaccacctagagtatatttttgttcttataaacctattataacttgtagTGTATagattgaaggaaaaaaaaaaatgaaggaaaaaaaaaaatatatatatatttatagtttttttttgtcttgaaatgaccattttagccctcaaaagtcagacttaacgtccaattggATGGAATAGACACGGTTGAGGAGAATTGACAAGCttggggggtaaactgattaaattgaaaggatatggactaacatgaaattatccctaaacctcaggggggtaaactgaatttaatcatatatataatataataataaaatatttttagaGACATTTGGCGACCAAGAATTCATAGTcctatatataatataaattgtttgatattctttataagaaaaagaatacaaaaaaaaagaaaaagaaaaaaaaataggatAGTTACTAAATCACGTAGTAATGTGAACaaatttttctgtttgtttgaCATGTGCCTGTTTTTAAAATTTAAGGATCACTGTTTTAAGATGTAGAACTAGTAGAGCGTAGATTCCTAACTAAAATTTTGGCCGGTTGTAAGCACATGCAAAAACAATTTATGCATGAGATGATCGATAAAACATAAAACTAATAACCACATGTGAAGTAAAAATACGATAAATACACCATTAAAACTGTAACCaggaagaatatatatatatatatatatatatatatatatatatatatgcaaaaggATTAGCTGCAGTGGAAAATCCACTTCGAATAATTAACTTACATGAGTTTTCCATTTATTCAgtagtgttagctcagtggttagaacATCCACTACCTAATGACGAAGTCATTAAGGACCAAACGTTCAAAACGGAAACTCTATTAGAAACACTTTTATTCTGTACGTAAGTGAATGCATCTGACCGGGGCTGCCTTGCAGGCGAAGGTTGACTATGAGAAGAAACAAACAGCTCAAGTAGGGATCAAAACGGAGAATTGGAGAGAGCCCATATTAGCCACTATCTTCACGAAACCTAATCCCGTCGGCAAATGATTGTGCCATCAATTAAGTCGTGTACTATTTCCAAATCAATAGGTCAGATCAAACCGTTCCCAATCCCCCACGTGTCAAATCACAAGATCAGAAACTCCATAACACATACACATGCAGACATAGACACAAACGTCCCACGCAGTGATATATTATTGTTGTGgggagtctctctctctctcacatcgcCGAAACCAACATTATTAACAGAAGAGGACACAAGAAGCAGAAGCTAAAGCATCTCTACATCTCCACAGATATAAGAGCAAGCATACGGACATTCACAGGCTTTTTATCAGAGCACTTATCTTCTAGTGTGGGTGGCCGTGGCTCAGTTAGTTTCCATGGAAGCTGTTAGCCGGAAGATGACTTTGAACTTCAAAGAAACCGAGCTGTGCCTTGGGTTGCCCGGCGGGGCTGCTGTGACCGAGCCGGAGATCTGTACCCCTAAGGCTACCGGAAAGAGAGGTTTCTCCGAGACCGTTGATCTCAAACTCAACCTACACGCCAAGGAAGATCTGATAAATGAGAATGTCAAAAATGTTTCTTCCAAGGAGAAAAACCTTCCTTGCGTTAAAGATCCAGCAAAACCACCAGCCAAGTAAGTCGTCTGTCCTTAAATTTCTTGAGTGATCATTGGTCTCTATATGCTTACACAGTTACATGTGTTGTGAAACTTGTTtataaatccttttctttctgttttgcttTATGATTTGTTTCTCCCATACCTTTTTGTCGTTAAACCTCTCACAGATGCCGATTATTTAATCACAAAGAGGTTATATACAACTGTTATAAGCAAGAAATTCTATTTTCGGTTCAAAGATGATTTCATCTCTTTAATAATAGTCATAGTAATCTGGCTAAACTTGTTATTAATGTATTATGCATTAATTACTTCTTCAGGGCACAAGTTGTCGGTTGGCCACCAGTGCGCTCCTACAGAAAGAACGTTATGGCGCAGAAAAGCACCGGCGAGGAGAGCAGTACTACTACTGAGAAGGCTGCATTCGTGAAGGTTTGCATGGATGGTGCACCCTATCTTCGTAAGGTGGATTTGAAGATGTACAAGAGCTACAAGGAGCTATCTGATGCCTTGTCCAAGATGTTCAGCTCCTTCACCATGGGTAAGTTCAATATACTTAATTTTTAGCTTGATTTAGAAACACTGACGTACTTGTTTTAGACCTTGATTAGCCATGATTTTGATTCCAAAATTAGCGCACACGAAATCATTGTTGTTTAGTTAATTGTTATTAGTAACTCCAATATTATATTTCTGAATCTTTTAATAATTATCATGTTTACATGGTTGTTAATTGAAGGTTACTATGGGGCCCAAGGAATGATAGACTTCATGAATGAGAGCAAGTTGATGGATCTTCTGAACAGTACTGAGTATGTGCCGACCTATGAAGATAAGGATGGAGACTGGATGCTTGTGGGTGATGTTCCATGGGAGTAAGTTCTTCAATCTTCATCCCCTCTTTATCTCTCTTCAAACCCTAAATTCAAACAATAAATAGAAGagtattaattaattaacagtACCACTTCATAAGTAATTACTTGGTTACTAAATTTTAGTTTGTATGCAGGATGTTTGTTGATTCATGCAAGCGCCTGCGAATAATGAAAGGATCAGAAGCAATTGGACTTGGTATGTAAACgcaaatgagttttttttttggtaaaggaGAATATTAATTCTTCTGAACTTCTTCATTCTTCTAGAGATAGTGATATACCTATTTTCCAATGTATTATAATGTTATTTTCACACCACCCTAGCATGATGTACATATAAAATTACCCTTTTCTGAAAAGAAATAATAGTAAtagtttttgagaaatttttatAGCTATCTAggtttgaagaaattttggttattaatttagaaggaaaaagaagaacttTTTCATCTATATATAGTAGAGTAATAAATTCTAATTTGTTTTGATTGCTTTCAGCTCCAAAAGCGATGGAGAAATGCAAGAACAGAAGCTGATCGGTCAAGCTCGATCAACCGGCATTTGATTAAGTGCATGTTCTACTGATTGAGCAGCCTGGTGTTCTTTGGAAGTGTCTGTATTTTTATGTGATGATGATGGTATATAGATATTAATTAAAGATTGCTGAATATCTGTAATCGACAAGAAGCAATAAACTTAACCTAGTGTCTCTGCCTTGTTTATCGCCAATGGCTTTCTTTATAATTCCCccattattttttgttgttggccTTGTTGTCATAGTTGTGTCTTGTGTTTTATTCCTTCAAATTCAATACTACTTTTTTTTCTCCCTCAAAAGGATTCTTCATTTCATATGATCAATTTCCTTTTATGTAATGTATTCAATGATTTCATTGTATAATTTTGTATTAATTCCTCTGAGGTAGGTACTAATAAATTCATGAGGGCAAGTGAGGGGAGGGAACAAGGCCATGTGAATGTTGATGGGGATCTCATTCATGGccattaatttttatttccatATATCAAATATATGGGATCAGAACATGATCATAAACTTTATAATGTGTATGGTAGTTAGGTATATAGGAATAGCAGCCTTGCTTGTGGATcctatttgtttatacattagTTACTATACGATTGAATTTTATAGGATCACTAACATATGATTTAATTAGGCCAATAAATCTTATCTCGATAGCAAATCccccctctcctctctccctttctctcatGCGTATGGATTTCTTGGATCTGACATTGTGTGGCAGCTCCATGTTTCTTCTTTCATGTAAGATCAATTATTTTTTGGCAAGTTGATAGAGCAAGGAAACAAAACAATTCTTTCTTAAAGTTGATGGGTTTGGATTCCGGACTATTGAAACTAAAGACTGCGATTTTCATTCAAAAACTAATAAGTTTTAGCACTGGTCAAAATTTAAGAAGTTATTGTTTGGCTTGACTAAAGAGGCcagcaaacagtctctttttgTTGGCGCATGGCATGCCAACACCGTGGGGTGTGAATCGTTTGGGCTGTCCCAGACTTGACTACTTGCTCAAGCTTgaggacgaggagagcaccaactttgtcacaaggttcttcttttgctttacggataaggactttcaGTGTGATCTCTAAAGTCACAGAATCAATACTTAGCCTTGTAggctaagcagagcaatcactaggaagATGGAAAAAGCATGAAGGTTGCTAAGGTGGTCCTTAGCTTCTTCCCGTCAAGGCGGTCCTTGATCACTATCTCAGGTCTCAAAGAAAGTTGAGATTTTGCTCTGAGGGAGAACATCTACAAATATAGTTGTGTGTCGATTTTTGCTACTCCTTGTGTTTGTACTTATAGACTTGGAAGTTCCTTGcaatagaaggattattgaatGATAGATTTCTAATTGATCTTGCCTACATGAGTTGCATAAGGGCTCGTTTTTCTTATCAACCTTGGATtgggtgaagctgtaacccaataCCAATAGTAGACTCGTTTTGTGCAACCAGTATTGGCCCAGTAAACTGAACAGTCTTAAGTCTGCAGCCAAAATACTTTGGGGCTCAAACAGTTATGTAATTAGAGTAAGGGCTAGTTTGAGATTGCtttgacttttaaaaaaaaactgctgttgctgtgttgtgagaataattagctgtgaattaaaatagtttcgtgtttggtaaataatatttttaaaagtgcagTTAGTACATAAAATAAttgcagagtgtgttttgatccacaacagcttctaaaagcaacctctagactgcttctaaaatctgctgccagtgacctataactttcaactttcaattaaagttgatttttatgtatttaccaaacacaataaaaactaaaattttgaacaaaaactgatttttctaaaagcgaagcaatcccaaacggagTCTAAGAAGCTCATGCACATGTTATATATACATAAGCCTCTTTCCATATCCTATATTATCTCTGTTGAGCTCTATTTGGATTTGATATTGCAAGCACAAGCTGCTTTGCCAAGAGTTTTGTCGACAACTCTAGTTCCCTTCTTGCATCTTTGGTGATTCTAGGGTTGAGCTAAtctttctctcctctcctttAGGATTTCTTAGGTTTGGTGATCGATGCAGTACTACTTGGTCATTAATTCGAGACCTTTTTGGGGGCATGTTAATCCTTAGAGTCTCACTTTCATGCTTTCATCAATTTTTCCTTTAGGCCATTAGGAACGATTGGTCTAAGGGAGACATGGATCGTCTTATAGTTTAAGCTGCGGTGACtagtttcccttttttttttttgatttttttttttttaaatcttacTGGTGAGATGGATTAGGTTAGTGGCTCACTCGGGCCGATCTAGACTGTGGTATGGCGTGCTTTGGTGGTTTTGGTGGCTGAAATTTGTAGGTTAGGGCAGTCTGGGACTAAGAAGAATCTTGTTGTTAGTCTTGGTGTGGCCTCTTCGGTGTTTGGCTCATATTGAAGATGGTGGAGCGGTTCATCAACGGTCTTCTCTTGAGGATAGTGGAGCTATGACGGGGCAGATTGTGGCATTTGTAGATCTAAGTGATGGTCCTTAGAGGTGCCTACCATCGACTTAAATGGTGGTTCGACGTTGATGCCTCAACAAATGGGAATCCTTGCTTAAGAGAAACCGTTGACATGTTTTGGGCTTCAACTATCGACATCAGTCCTTACCCTGAGAGGAACCATTGGACTTTGGACTTGAGATACTGGACAGAGTATTGTTTTACTTGCTGGCTACATTTGGGTTTAATTGGGCTTCCAAGACCTCCAAGACCTCAGCATGGAACCAAGGGAACCAATTATAAGCACTGGAAATTTGGAACCCTCAAATTAAATTACATTTATTCGATACAAGAAATACTAGAAATGACCTCTTGAGACCGACGATCTTCTCTTCGTCAACTGTCATTTATTAGATTTAACACATATTTTAAGGTAAAAGTAATGGATTCTTGAAACGAAACTCCCAGGTGAGTACCTTATAATAAAGATTTTCAAAGTCAACCATTGGAAAAGTACGATGATATTCTAAATATTAATGTCTAATATATTCTAACGGTTATGATTAAACTTGAAAGTCCTATATGAGTTCTTTGCCTTGTCTGAGGCAAATATCTAGATAGTAAAAGAATTGCAACATTTTCCAAGTGCCAACTTAGTTGCTTCGCTTCAAATTAATGTGTGCTGAAAGACTTGATTCTGATGATTTGAGTCTGGTTTCCAAGAAATGTAATATGATCTATCCAGAGTTCCTTTTCGCACTGGTATATAAAGTTGGAGAACAACACCCATGAATATATAGTTGGAGGATTGTGATCAAAGCAAGAGGACTCAAGGTAATGTACACCTAACCTTCACCATTGCTCCTCAGAAACTTGATAGTCTGATAGACAAATGAAATGATACTAATGAACTACAATCATACTCACCATAGACTTGAAAGGCAGTAAAAAGTTGTAACACGTTTAGATTGAATTTAAAGCTAAAACAACTTGTAGATTGAATTTAACGCTAAAACACTTTTAGATTATATTATCTTCATCAAGAAACTATATACAAATTCAGAAGTGGTACCTGCATTAGTGACTATGAACTACAAATATGCTCACAGTAGACTGCAGGAGGAAAGACTGGAAGAAAGATTTTCTTGGGTAAGATGCATATGGCaagacatctctctctctctctctctctctctctctacatatTCAACAATCTCAGTTTAACCTTCCAAATGGCAGAACAGTATTAAATATCCATACATTCAATTAAAAATGTAAATAGTGCCACATACATTATTCTAaccattattaaaaaaatataaacaatttc belongs to Rosa chinensis cultivar Old Blush chromosome 4, RchiOBHm-V2, whole genome shotgun sequence and includes:
- the LOC112200817 gene encoding auxin-responsive protein IAA14, producing MEAVSRKMTLNFKETELCLGLPGGAAVTEPEICTPKATGKRGFSETVDLKLNLHAKEDLINENVKNVSSKEKNLPCVKDPAKPPAKAQVVGWPPVRSYRKNVMAQKSTGEESSTTTEKAAFVKVCMDGAPYLRKVDLKMYKSYKELSDALSKMFSSFTMGYYGAQGMIDFMNESKLMDLLNSTEYVPTYEDKDGDWMLVGDVPWEMFVDSCKRLRIMKGSEAIGLAPKAMEKCKNRS